The following proteins come from a genomic window of Mammaliicoccus sp. Marseille-Q6498:
- the purL gene encoding phosphoribosylformylglycinamidine synthase subunit PurL, whose protein sequence is MSKFIEPSIEEIEKEHLYRENGLSDEEYQKVISILGRKPNFTEIGIFSVMWSEHCSYKHSKPFLKQFPTTGERVLMGPGEGAGVVDIGDNQAVVFKVESHNHPSAIEPYQGAATGVGGIIRDIVSIGARPISLLNSLRFGELTNKTNRRLFSGVVKGIGGYGNCIGIPTVAGEIEFDGRYDGNPLVNAMCVGIIDHDKIQKGTAKGIGNPVIYVGLKTGRDGIHGATFASEELSEASESKRPSVQIGDPFVGKKLMEATLEAITFPELVGIQDMGAAGLTSSSSEMAAKGGNGIHLQLEKVPTREDGISPYEMMLSETQERMLLVVEKGTEQKFLDLFEHHELDSAVIGEVTDTNRFVLSYEDEIYADIPVEPLADEAPVYVLEGKAKQYEQKDNQYENINVQDVFTQLLTHPTIASKHYAYDQYDQQVGANTIIKPGINAGVVRVEGTNKAIASTIDGEARYVFNNPYEGGKMVVAEAYRNLISVGATPLAMTDCLNYGSPEKEEIYQQLADSTRGMSEACEILKTPVVSGNVSLYNETNGTSIFPTPVVGMVGLIEDIDYLHGFKPQENDRIYLVGETKNDFGGSQIEKLLYKEVNHEPSSIDLNVEVERGEAIKEAIRSGKASHVQSVGKGGVAIGLAKLSSHFNLGMDVSLPLTDEQLFSETQGRYIVVVKDGQNINIDGAIEIGRLINDDQFTVTSKSTKISDKVSHLNELLEGAIGECMKSRV, encoded by the coding sequence ATGTCTAAGTTTATAGAACCAAGTATTGAAGAAATTGAAAAAGAACATTTATATAGAGAAAATGGACTATCAGATGAAGAATATCAAAAAGTAATATCAATATTAGGTAGAAAGCCGAATTTTACTGAAATCGGTATTTTCTCAGTAATGTGGAGTGAACATTGTTCTTATAAACATTCTAAGCCATTTTTAAAACAGTTCCCAACAACTGGAGAACGCGTATTAATGGGGCCAGGTGAAGGTGCTGGTGTTGTTGATATTGGTGATAATCAAGCAGTAGTATTCAAAGTTGAATCACATAATCATCCATCTGCAATTGAACCTTATCAAGGCGCAGCAACGGGTGTTGGCGGTATTATTCGTGACATCGTTTCTATTGGTGCAAGACCTATTTCATTATTAAATAGTTTAAGATTCGGTGAATTAACAAATAAAACGAACCGTAGATTATTCAGTGGTGTCGTAAAAGGTATCGGCGGCTATGGTAACTGTATTGGTATTCCAACAGTTGCTGGAGAAATTGAGTTTGATGGCCGTTATGATGGTAATCCACTTGTTAATGCGATGTGTGTCGGCATCATAGACCATGACAAAATTCAAAAAGGTACAGCTAAAGGTATTGGAAACCCAGTTATATATGTTGGGTTAAAAACCGGTAGAGACGGTATCCATGGTGCGACTTTTGCATCAGAAGAACTAAGTGAAGCGTCAGAAAGCAAAAGACCTTCTGTACAAATTGGAGATCCATTCGTTGGTAAAAAATTAATGGAAGCAACTTTAGAAGCTATAACATTCCCAGAACTTGTAGGTATTCAAGATATGGGTGCAGCAGGTTTAACATCATCATCATCAGAAATGGCTGCAAAAGGTGGAAATGGTATCCATCTACAATTAGAAAAAGTGCCTACGAGAGAAGATGGCATTTCTCCATACGAAATGATGTTATCTGAAACACAAGAACGTATGTTATTAGTTGTAGAAAAAGGAACTGAACAAAAATTCCTAGATTTGTTTGAACATCATGAATTAGATTCTGCTGTTATTGGTGAAGTAACTGATACAAATCGCTTTGTATTGTCGTATGAAGATGAAATTTATGCAGATATCCCTGTTGAACCATTAGCAGATGAAGCACCTGTATATGTATTAGAAGGTAAAGCAAAGCAATATGAACAAAAAGATAATCAATACGAAAATATAAATGTACAAGATGTATTTACACAATTACTAACACACCCAACAATCGCTTCTAAACACTATGCTTATGATCAATATGACCAACAAGTTGGTGCAAATACAATTATTAAGCCAGGTATTAATGCAGGTGTTGTTAGAGTTGAAGGTACAAACAAAGCAATCGCATCTACTATTGATGGTGAAGCACGATACGTATTTAATAACCCATATGAAGGTGGAAAAATGGTAGTAGCTGAAGCTTATAGAAACTTAATTTCTGTAGGTGCAACACCATTAGCAATGACAGATTGTCTGAATTATGGTTCACCTGAAAAAGAAGAAATATACCAACAATTAGCAGATTCTACTAGAGGTATGTCTGAAGCTTGTGAAATCTTAAAAACACCTGTCGTATCAGGTAACGTATCTTTATATAATGAAACAAATGGAACATCAATTTTCCCAACACCAGTAGTGGGCATGGTAGGTTTAATCGAAGATATTGATTACTTACATGGATTTAAACCTCAAGAAAATGACCGAATTTATTTAGTCGGTGAAACGAAAAATGATTTTGGCGGAAGTCAAATTGAGAAATTGTTATATAAAGAAGTTAATCATGAACCAAGTTCAATTGATTTAAATGTTGAAGTAGAAAGAGGAGAAGCGATTAAAGAAGCTATCCGTTCTGGAAAAGCATCTCACGTTCAATCAGTAGGTAAAGGTGGCGTTGCAATCGGGCTAGCGAAACTTTCATCTCATTTCAATTTAGGTATGGATGTATCATTACCACTAACTGATGAGCAATTATTTAGTGAAACACAAGGTCGTTATATTGTTGTTGTTAAAGATGGCCAAAATATCAATATAGATGGTGCGATTGAAATTGGACGATTAATAAATGATGATCAATTTACTGTAACGAGTAAATCAACAAAGATATCAGATAAAGTATCTCATTTAAATGAACTTTTGGAAGGAGCAATTGGGGAATGTATGAAATCAAGAGTTTAA